A stretch of DNA from Kwoniella mangroviensis CBS 8507 chromosome 1 map unlocalized Ctg01, whole genome shotgun sequence:
CCCATATGTTatattcatcaacaatcGTTCACAGATATGGAATGTGAAACACGTACCTCGGAATAAGCTTTACATCCTTTTCTGAGAGGACACGACCCGCAATCCGGTGAAACAGGTTTACAAACTTGGCTCCCCAACTCCATCAAAGCTTGATTCCAATCTCCCGCGATCCCTTTGTCCTCCGGCAGATGATTTACCAATCTTTCTGCCGAAGTCCAAAGGAACTTGACTGTACTGGGACTTGTCTGCGGTGCGTGAGCAGCAAGTAATCGAGATAATAGTCGATGTATGTTACCATCAACCTATATCATAAAGTATAAGCCAAACATCGAAATCCACTTGAGTAGTCAATACGTACAATCGGTGTTCGTACCCCATACGCCATCGAACAAATTGCTCCTGCAAGCTTGCCATCAGCTTACGAAGGGAAATGGGTACGTTCTCGATATGAGAACGACTCACCAGCAGTGTACCTCCCTACACCAtcaatttctttctccaataCCGCCGGATCATCGGGCAATCTTCCTTGATATTTCGATTTGGACATTACAGTCTTGGCTCCAGCCAGTAATGAACGAGCACGACGATAATATCCAAGTCCACCTGTAGCACTACATTTTAGCACGGTCTAGTACGACGAGGTACCACAGAGTAGCTCACGCCACATAGCATTCACTTCCTAGTTCAAGtccattcatcagcttccttcGACAGATCCGAAAAGGGcgaaggaagggaggaaCATACCTCGACATCAGCTTTGGCTAGATCAGCTATAGTAGGCCATTTCTCTATCCACCGTTTCCAATATGCTATCACCTGATAGAAAGCGAACTGTCAATCAAAAGTGACAGCGTGACGAATAAAGCGAAACTTGACTGACCGTAGCAACCTGGGTTTGCTGTAACATCACTTCGGAGACTGTATAATCGTAACACAATATTGTCCATCATAAATTCAGTTTTTAGCGACAGCTGAGCGAGCTGGATCGTGTAAGCTTACCCCAAATCTGTCTCAGTCAGCTTGAATTCCTTCATGTGAGCAAGGCATGAATCCAGCTCACTTCATATGCCCTCTgacccttctcctccatGATCAATTCAGAATCatatctcttcctccatgGCATACCCCTCGTTTCTCTGCATACGCATAATGTACATTCCATCAGTATGAAGATGTACACCAAAACCCATGAATGAGTGGACGATATAGCTCACCTGCAACTTTCAAACCAATCTAATAAATCTTTTTGAGATTtgacgatctcatcaacagaaTGGTATTCCGATCCATGATCTCTTGATACACTTGGTCCAGCAGAATCTTCGATATCTATCACTTCGCTTTTTACCTTGTCCTTGCCATTGGCTTTTTTAGCCGTCGAGATGGAAGTAGTAGCAACAGACGTCCTCTTCCGTTTGAGCGAAGTTCGCTTGGCTGGACTGTCTGCTATGGGCGTATAATCACTACCATCCGAATCGGGGATGGAaacgatggaaggtgatctcGAAGAGGTCTCTCGCATCTTAATGCAAGGTATAAGGATTCTGGGGGTGCCAAGGATGGTATAtgattgatagatggattGAAACAACGTTGACGATGGTCATGTTCTCGATCTCATGGTATGGACGTATGGACGCGTCGCGTTGAGAGGCACAATCAGCCAGCCAATGATGGTTACGAGATTCCAAAGCGATATATATACTATGTATGTATCGTAGGTTTCTACCATTCTGAAGGTAGGAAGATGCATCGTTGAGTTTCTGGCAGATGCGGCATCCGATATGCAGTCATCTGGGTGAGCCATTGGACCAGCAGATCGACAGAAAAGGATCTACCGAAATTTGTTTCGCTTCCACCGGTGAGATGGGAATTTCCTGATAGTCATAACAAAGAAGCTGACAGTGCTCAAGTGGACGACCTAGTGTCAGCACACAATGAGTGTTTTCGAGGCCGAAAAGCACTGAGGGTGCGAGCGAGGGGATACGACGGACCTCATGCAAACGGCCAAGTCTGACCTGACGTTCACTCTTACCTTTATTCTGGATCTCTCTAGAACCCCTTCTCACGATTGTCACTGGGTATGTGCAGAACAATCGATCCAGATTGATATACGACTCGATACACAACACAGCGTGTCGTTAATATGTAGATCGGTGTGCAAAGGGTATATACAATGCATTTTCCCTAATGAGCCCATTCCATTTCAGCCTATCATCCCGTCCAAACGAACCACAGCGACCAAGCTTATGCACCTCCCCTATGTAAAGTGAAATCTCCAATGTCAGCATCAATTCACCTCGGGTTCTCGAAAAGTGGTGAATGCAATTGAAAAAAAGATGAGGTGTAGAGCAAACTCACACTAAGATGTTGTTACTGTAACAAAGCAAGACAACGAAAGATTAGCAACAAGGTCCAGCTTTCTATGTCGATCACCTCCAGATCCCAACAAGGTACGAAGGCACAAGAACTCACATAGGGATATGGATGAGTTTGACGAAATAACCTATGAAACCCATGACGACAAATCCAACAGCGACAGCTCGACAAAGTTGGATGTATTCTATAAAATCATTTCAAAGAACCATGTCAGCGAGGTATTCACTCGTCTCATCTGAGGTGCAAAGTGGTCGAAAATTCTTGACGGATGGGTAGAGTATATGGCGAAAGTTCTTGGAGCATTccgagggagaaggggagtgCGATAGATATGGATCTGATGAAACATGCACTCTCTGTCTTTTCATGAGACTGTCCAGtatccctcctcctcctcctcctcctgcttctTGGTCCTGATCTAACAACATGCTGTCTTCCCTCTTCGTCGTTATTTCATGCTCTGACAGAATGATGTAGACTCTTTCatcgacctcttcaaccATTATCTCCAAGTCCTCAAACTCCTGGTGGTCCTGTAATTCGATATTCCCATGATTCCATTAAGTTCCACAATCGTATGATTCTTTCAATAGACCCATCCATATTATGAAGCTCCAACATTTTCGAATAACCATCTAGAATCGGTGGAATGCAGAGGGAAGGAAACTAACCTTCTTTCGATGGTTTCGTACATCTATTTACAAACtaccacaacaacaaccgaTCGTCAGCTTTGTCCCTACCCCTCATATTTGACATA
This window harbors:
- a CDS encoding A/G-specific adenine glycosylase codes for the protein MRETSSRSPSIVSIPDSDGSDYTPIADSPAKRTSLKRKRTSVATTSISTAKKANGKDKVKSEVIDIEDSAGPSVSRDHGSEYHSVDEIVKSQKDLLDWFESCRETRGMPWRKRYDSELIMEEKGQRAYEIWVSEVMLQQTQVATVIAYWKRWIEKWPTIADLAKADVEEVNAMWRGLGYYRRARSLLAGAKTVMSKSKYQGRLPDDPAVLEKEIDGVGRYTAGAICSMAYGVRTPIVDGNIHRLLSRLLAAHAPQTSPSTVKFLWTSAERLVNHLPEDKGIAGDWNQALMELGSQVCKPVSPDCGSCPLRKGCKAYSELSRPPPLPQEMICTLCASIPSSSDTDKISSVTIFPMRKEKKTSRSEEESVLVLEWRGESDDDRKWLFVKRPEKGLLAGLFEPPTSPVPTSSSPSKCLAASLNSLQDYLESSAEVGTHRYVSSIPHIFSHINMTYHIHHSVITSPAPPPILASAPRSTVWLDKVEVDHANVGTGVKKVWAEVYGSWGSFDLDNAPKGKKIKKGNSSATKKKPLEEVVKNGKIVKKIMMPAMPTRKVKDVV
- a CDS encoding protein translocase SEC61 complex gamma subunit, archaeal and eukaryotic, with product MSEKLTEFAEIPQQFIKEGTQFVNRCTKPSKEEYIQLCRAVAVGFVVMGFIGYFVKLIHIPINNILVGGA